Proteins co-encoded in one Aerococcaceae bacterium DSM 111021 genomic window:
- a CDS encoding gamma-glutamyl-gamma-aminobutyrate hydrolase family protein, whose product MTKPVIGITSDTNFLERTDEYMGLEINFSQKVFSDAIFEAGGIPYMIPMNAGVYTEDIMSVIDGLIIIGGHDVSPLVYGQEPRKKIQTIKPDRDENDSKLFYGAVEKGIPVLGVCRGLQLINALMGGTLHQDLSEAKDITIQHSQKAKPEYVTHSVKVATNSYMSNIIEDQTLVNSVHHQIVNDLAPNLEATVWSKDNVIEAFESKEAIPLIIGVQWHPEVLFTNDSTHLKPFTDLVERAVKLK is encoded by the coding sequence ATGACAAAACCAGTAATTGGAATTACGAGTGATACGAATTTTCTTGAACGTACAGACGAATATATGGGCTTAGAAATCAATTTTTCTCAGAAAGTATTTTCTGACGCTATTTTTGAAGCAGGTGGAATCCCTTATATGATTCCGATGAACGCTGGGGTATATACAGAGGATATTATGAGTGTGATTGATGGGTTAATTATTATTGGCGGACATGATGTATCGCCATTAGTATATGGACAAGAACCTCGTAAAAAGATTCAGACCATCAAACCGGATCGGGACGAGAATGACTCAAAGTTATTTTATGGTGCGGTTGAAAAAGGGATTCCAGTTCTTGGAGTATGCCGTGGCTTGCAATTAATTAATGCATTAATGGGCGGAACATTGCATCAAGACTTATCAGAAGCGAAAGATATCACTATTCAACATAGTCAAAAAGCTAAACCGGAATATGTGACGCATTCAGTAAAAGTAGCAACTAATTCATACATGTCGAATATTATTGAAGACCAGACGTTAGTGAACTCAGTTCATCATCAAATAGTGAATGACTTAGCACCAAATCTAGAAGCAACAGTTTGGAGTAAGGACAATGTCATTGAAGCTTTTGAAAGTAAAGAGGCGATACCATTGATTATAGGCGTGCAATGGCACCCAGAAGTCTTATTCACAAATGATTCAACACACTTAAAACCCTTTACAGACTTAGTGGAACGCGCTGTAAAATTAAAATAA